A stretch of Cicer arietinum cultivar CDC Frontier isolate Library 1 chromosome 5, Cicar.CDCFrontier_v2.0, whole genome shotgun sequence DNA encodes these proteins:
- the LOC105851403 gene encoding uncharacterized protein, which translates to MILTYRIKVRVVDDTDSATFVIFDHDGISLTNKSCLNLLHEMDQDPQSDTVPKEIGDLVEKQFLFKIEAKNDVNSNFEKSFRVKKLCGDLDIIKKFKYVAVEKVDAGLDNDIEGGVTNDLNNKFEEEATDDKYQVPNSVHVPIPVEYDSDDCTPLKRGFIEVADDNDGVNSKNVKNVKIEKE; encoded by the exons ATGATATTGAC GTACCGTATCAAGGTTAGAGTCGTTGATGATACTGATTCTGCTACCTTTGTCATATTTGATCATGACGGAATTTCGCTAACAAACAAATCATGTCTAAATTTGCTTCATGAAATGGATCAA GATCCACAATCTGACACCGTGCCAAAAGAAATTGGAGATTTGGTTGAAAAACAATTCCTATTTAAGATAGAGGCAAAAAATGATGTGaactcaaattttgaaaaatcatttcgAGTCAAAAAACTTTGTGGTGACTtggatattataaaaaaattcaaatatgttGCTGTTGAAAAG GTTGATGCTGGTCTTGATAACGACATAGAAGGTGGTGTAACGAATGATTTGAATAATAAGTTTGAAGAAGAAGCTACTGATGACAAATATCAAGTCCCAAACTCTGTCCATGTACCCATACCAGTTGAATATGATTCTGATGATTGTACCCCTCTTAAAAGGGGATTCATAGAAGTCGCTGATGATAATGATGGAGTCAATTCAAAGAAtgtgaaaaatgtcaaaattgagaAGGAGTGA